From a single Mesorhizobium shangrilense genomic region:
- a CDS encoding PDR/VanB family oxidoreductase has translation MAFELAAADSSELPAFTAGSHIDLYLPGGMTRQYSLRNDPIERHRYCIGVLREAAGRGGSAYMHDRLKVGVTLETSQPRNAFELEEQAPFSVLLAGGIGITPILSMAHRLSALGRDFAFHYCARGMSRMAFRDEMLASAFTGKVHFHLDDGPAEQKLDLPALLSRRRPGAHLYACGPAGFLDAVIAAASNAWPPEAVHREYFANAGRILASKDRSFLVTLSSDGRSFEVAPGRSIVDVLGENGVEIQVSCEQGICGTCVTRVISGVPDHRDLVLTDKQHADRMTPCCSRALTDELVLDL, from the coding sequence GTGGCCTTCGAACTGGCCGCCGCGGACAGCAGTGAGCTACCCGCCTTCACGGCTGGATCGCATATCGATCTCTACCTACCGGGCGGCATGACGCGGCAATACTCGCTGCGCAACGATCCGATCGAGCGCCACCGCTACTGCATCGGCGTGCTCCGCGAGGCCGCCGGACGTGGCGGCTCGGCCTACATGCACGACAGGCTGAAAGTTGGCGTCACGCTCGAAACCAGCCAGCCGCGCAATGCCTTTGAACTGGAGGAACAAGCGCCGTTCTCGGTACTGCTCGCCGGCGGCATCGGCATCACGCCGATCCTGTCGATGGCGCATCGGCTATCGGCGCTAGGGCGCGACTTTGCCTTTCACTATTGCGCACGCGGCATGTCCCGCATGGCTTTTCGCGATGAGATGCTGGCTTCGGCCTTTACCGGGAAGGTGCACTTCCATCTCGATGACGGGCCGGCGGAGCAGAAGCTGGATCTGCCGGCACTGCTCTCGCGCCGCCGACCGGGCGCACATCTCTATGCCTGCGGGCCGGCCGGCTTTCTCGATGCCGTGATTGCCGCCGCAAGCAATGCTTGGCCACCGGAAGCGGTCCATCGTGAGTATTTCGCAAATGCCGGGCGGATTCTGGCGAGCAAAGACAGATCGTTCCTCGTGACTCTTTCCAGCGACGGTCGCAGTTTTGAGGTCGCGCCGGGGCGTAGCATTGTCGACGTGCTCGGCGAAAACGGCGTCGAGATCCAGGTGTCCTGCGAGCAAGGTATCTGCGGCACCTGCGTGACACGCGTGATCTCAGGTGTGCCGGATCATCGCGATCTCGTGCTCACAGACAAGCAGCACGCCGACCGGATGACACCCTGTTGCTCGCGCGCATTGACCGATGAGCTGGTGTTGGATTTGTAG